The following are encoded in a window of Pongo abelii isolate AG06213 chromosome 16, NHGRI_mPonAbe1-v2.0_pri, whole genome shotgun sequence genomic DNA:
- the ARRDC4 gene encoding arrestin domain-containing protein 4 produces the protein MGGEAGCAAAVGAEGRVKSLGLVFEDERKGCYSSGETVAGHVLLEASEPVALRALRLEAQGRATAAWGPSPCPRASASAAALAVFSEVEYLNVRLSLREPPAGEGIILLQPGKHEFPFRFQLPSEPLVTSFTGKYGSIQYCVRAVLERPKVPDQSVKRELQVVSHVDVNTPALLTPVLKTQEKMVGCWFFTSGPVSLSAKIERKGYCNGEAIPIYAEIENCSSRLIVPKAAIFQTQTYLASGKTKTIRHMVANVRGNHIASGSTDTWNGKTLKIPPVTPSILDCCIIRVDYSLAVYIHIPGAKKLMLELPLVIGTIPYNGFGSRNSSIASQFSMDMSWLTLTLPEQPEAPPNYADVVSEEEFSRHIPPYPQPPNCEGEVCCPMFACIQEFRFQPPPLYSEVDPHPSDVEETQPVSFIL, from the exons ATGGGCGGCGAGGCTGGGTGCGCGGCGGCCGTGGGTGCCGAGGGCCGCGTGAAGAGCCTGGGTCTGGTGTTCGAGGACGAGCGCAAGGGCTGCTACTCCAGCGGCGAGACGGTGGCCGGGCACGTGCTGCTGGAGGCGTCCGAGCCGGTGGCCCTGCGCGCGCTGCGCCTGGAGGCCCAGGGGCGCGCCACCGCCGCCTGGGGCCCGAGCCCCTGCCCCCGCGCCTCGGCCAGCGCCGCGGCCCTGGCTGTCTTCTCGGAGGTGGAGTACCTGAACGTGCGCCTCAGCCTGCGGGAGCCCCCGGCCG GTGAAGGCATCATTTTAttacagcctggaaaacatgaaTTCCCATTTCGCTTTCAACTTCCATCTGA ACCTTTGGTCACCTCATTTACTGGGAAATATGGAAGCATTCAGTACTGTGTGCGGGCAGTGTTGGAACGACCCAAGGTACCTGATCAGAGTGTAAAGCGGGAACTCCAGGTTGTTAGTCATGTTGATGTCAACACACCAGCATTATTA ACCCCGGTATTGAAAACTCAAGAGAAAATGGTTGGCTGTTGGTTTTTCACTTCTGGTCCAGTCTCGCTGAGTGCCAAAATTGAAAGAAAGGGATACTGTAATG gagAAGCTATTCCAATCTATGCAGAAATAGAGAATTGTTCCTCTCGTCTGATTGTTCCAAAGGCTGCTATTTTCCAAACGCAGACATATTTGGCTAGTGGAAAAACAAAGACCATTCGACACATGGTCGCCAATGTGCGAGGAAACCACATCGCTTCTGGGAGCACGGACACATGGAATGGGAAAACGCTAAAAATCCCACCTGTTACTCCATCCATCCTGGATTGCTGCATTATCAGAGTGGACTATTCCTTAGCT GTATATATTCACATTCCTGGTGCTAAAAAACTGATGCTCGAACTGCCATTAGTGATTGGTACAATTCCATATAATGGTTTTGGCAGCAGAAACTCCAGCATTGCCAGCCAGTTCAGTATGGATATGAGCTGGTTGACACTGACCCTGCCAGAACAGCCTGAAG CACCACCAAATTATGCAGATGTGGTATCAGAGGAAGAATTCTCTAGACACATTCCTCCTTACCCTCAACCCCCTAACTGTGAGGGAGAAGTGTGCTGTCCTATGTTTGCCTGTATACAAGAATTCCGGTTTCAACCCCCACCTCTTTATTCAGAG GTTGATCCACATCCTAGCGATGTAGAAGAGACCCAGCCTGTTTCCTTCATTCTCTGA